The proteins below are encoded in one region of Sminthopsis crassicaudata isolate SCR6 chromosome 1, ASM4859323v1, whole genome shotgun sequence:
- the MAFK gene encoding transcription factor MafK produces the protein MTTNPKPNKALKVKKESGENAPVLSDDELVSMSVRELNQHLRGLTKEEVIRLKQRRRTLKNRGYAASCRIKRVTQKEELERQRVELQQEVEKLARENSSMKLELDALRSKYEALQTFARTVARGPIAPTKVATTSVITIVKSAEISSTSVPFSAAS, from the exons ATGACGACTAATCCTAAACCAAACAAGGCATTAAAG gtaaagaaggagtcagGAGAGAACGCCCCGGTGCTCAGCGATGATGAGCTGGTGTCCATGTCTGTTCGGGAGCTCAACCAGCACCTCCGGGGCCTCACCAAGGAGGAGGTGATTCGCCTGAAGCAGCGCCGGCGCACGCTCAAGAACCGAGGTTATGCCGCCAGCTGCCGCATCAAGCGGGTGACCCAGAAGGAGGAGCTGGAGCGGCAGCGGGTGGAGCTGCAGCAGGAGGTAGAGAAGTTGGCCCGAGAGAACAGCAGCATGAAGCTGGAGCTGGATGCTTTGCGCTCCAAATACGAAGCTTTGCAGACGTTCGCCCGCACTGTGGCCCGTGGACCCATTGCTCCCACCAAGGTTGCCACCACCAGCGTCATCACCATTGTCAAATCAGCTGAGATATCATCCACCTCGGTGCCCTTCTCAGCTGCATCCTAG